Proteins found in one Halobaculum sp. MBLA0147 genomic segment:
- a CDS encoding HTTM domain-containing protein → MAPVSSSDPTPGRLRRLWRRLRYLSVHLSGRVRDRGRTWFATHAAVDTRALAALRIGVGLLLLVDLALRARWLRVFYTDAGVLPRETLRAVRPVVSSVSLHALWGSTTTQTGLFCLAGLAAMALLVGYRTRLACVVSLVLLVSLHARNPLVLNGGDSLLRRLLLWGSLLPLGTRWSIDAVRRAPPPTAASDGGGGAGVATTPRTVASVATLGLFVQVATVYVVNAAIKLRGSGWLDGTAVRYVFQLDRFTTPLGDLVAGTPAVVTTFGWAWLALLVVAPALVLASDWRRTAVAAGLLAGHLGMAATMWLGVFPVVAVVALLPALRSPVWNRVESAVAPVAARCRAATAWLVSRRGVGGIGSLAASTGRPNTGRWVAGGTRAVATLLLVGVLVWNAAALGVVPVETEAGAVEPERYRWDMFAPDPPRAAAWFAAPATTVDGRRVDAFPRPSAIGDRPPDVAATYPSVRWRKYLTAVWWHGGDRLRHATAAGLCERWNRRHDERLATVSLVVTREPTRLDRPERERLTTRRLVTHDCRTGDSAP, encoded by the coding sequence GTGGCTCCCGTCTCGTCGTCCGACCCCACGCCGGGACGGCTCCGGCGACTGTGGCGGCGACTCCGGTACCTCTCGGTGCACCTGTCGGGCCGTGTCCGCGACCGTGGCCGGACGTGGTTCGCGACACACGCGGCCGTCGACACCCGGGCACTCGCGGCGCTGCGGATCGGCGTCGGACTCCTGCTGCTCGTCGACCTGGCGCTGCGGGCGCGGTGGCTCCGCGTCTTCTACACCGACGCCGGTGTGCTCCCACGCGAGACGCTGCGTGCCGTCCGGCCGGTCGTCTCGTCCGTGTCGCTGCACGCGCTGTGGGGGTCGACGACGACGCAGACGGGACTGTTCTGTCTCGCCGGACTCGCAGCGATGGCACTGCTCGTCGGGTACCGGACCCGACTCGCCTGTGTCGTGTCGCTCGTGTTGCTCGTCTCGCTGCACGCGCGGAACCCACTGGTGTTGAACGGCGGTGACTCACTGTTGCGCCGTCTGCTGCTGTGGGGGAGTCTCCTCCCGCTGGGGACGCGGTGGTCCATCGACGCCGTCCGACGAGCTCCCCCGCCGACCGCCGCGAGCGACGGCGGGGGTGGCGCCGGTGTCGCGACGACCCCGCGGACGGTCGCGAGCGTCGCGACGCTCGGACTCTTCGTCCAAGTCGCCACCGTCTACGTGGTGAACGCCGCGATCAAACTCCGCGGGAGCGGGTGGCTCGACGGCACCGCGGTGCGGTACGTGTTCCAACTCGACCGGTTCACGACGCCGCTGGGCGATCTCGTCGCCGGCACGCCGGCCGTCGTGACGACGTTCGGGTGGGCGTGGCTCGCGCTCCTCGTCGTCGCGCCCGCACTCGTGTTGGCGAGCGACTGGCGGCGAACCGCGGTCGCCGCCGGGCTGCTCGCCGGTCACCTCGGGATGGCGGCGACGATGTGGCTCGGCGTGTTCCCGGTCGTCGCCGTCGTCGCGCTCCTCCCGGCGCTCCGTTCCCCGGTGTGGAACCGCGTCGAGAGTGCAGTCGCTCCCGTCGCGGCTCGGTGTCGTGCGGCGACGGCGTGGCTCGTGTCGCGGCGTGGTGTCGGCGGGATTGGCTCCCTGGCCGCCTCCACCGGCAGGCCGAACACCGGCCGGTGGGTAGCCGGCGGGACGCGCGCGGTCGCCACCCTCCTGCTCGTCGGCGTCCTCGTGTGGAACGCGGCCGCGTTGGGTGTCGTGCCGGTCGAGACCGAGGCCGGTGCCGTCGAACCAGAGCGGTACCGGTGGGACATGTTCGCGCCGGATCCCCCACGAGCGGCCGCCTGGTTCGCCGCCCCGGCGACGACCGTGGACGGCCGGCGAGTCGACGCGTTCCCGAGGCCGTCCGCGATCGGCGACCGCCCACCGGACGTGGCCGCCACCTACCCGTCGGTACGGTGGCGCAAGTATCTCACCGCGGTGTGGTGGCACGGCGGTGACCGGCTCCGCCACGCGACCGCCGCGGGCCTGTGCGAGCGGTGGAATCGGCGCCACGACGAGCGCCTGGCGACCGTCTCGCTCGTCGTCACGAGGGAGCCGACGCGTCTCGACAGACCCGAGCGCGAGCGTCTCACCACGCGGCGGCTCGTGACCCACGACTGTCGGACGGGCGACTCGGCGCCGTGA